AGCCCGGCCGGCCAGATGCAGATGGGCTTCCGGAACCCTCTCCCGCACCAGCGCCAGCGCCGCCAGCAGGGTCAGGGGGTCTTTGCGCTCGCTGATGGTGCCGGCGAAGAGGATGCGCCCGGGCACCTCCTGCCCCTCCAGCTCGAAATACTCCTCTCCCACCGGATTGTCCACCCGATGGAAGCGCGCCCGCGTGCGCCCCCGGTACTCCTCCACGATATAGGGGCTGATGGCGATGATATCGGAGACGCGCCGGATCACCCAGCGGTCATAGAAGGCGGTGATCCAGAGGATCAGGCGGTGCTGCCAGTGGCGGAAGGTGCGCGCCTCGCGGTGGGCCACGCCGTGAATGGTGTAAATGGTGGGGAAGCCGGCGCGCAGGGCCGCAAAGGCGTACTGGCTGGTGTGCGCGTTGACCAGGTCGGGTTGAAGCTCGCGGAGCATGCCGGCCACGCGCCCGACGCCGGTGATGAGGTTGGGGATGATGCGCCGGCGGGGCCGCGAGAGATAATGCACCGTCACCCGGCCGTGCTGGGCCGTGCGGTCCGCCGGCACCTCGCTGTGACAGTGCACCACGTGCACATCCAGGTCGGCGTGGCGGGCCAATCCCTGGGCCAGGTGATAGGCCACGGCGCGCACCCCGCCGGGGATGCGGTTGGGGTCCACCGGATAATCGATCAGCAGGGCCAGCCGCATGATCTCACCCGTCCTCCTTGCGCGCCAGGATGCGGAACGATGGGGTGAAGCGGAGCATGATGGGGGCCAGCCACGGGCGGGTCAACAGTTCATTGGCCAGGTGGACGAGGCCGCCGCGCGCCCCGCCGAAGTAGGGGCGCACCGCGACGCGAAAGCCCCGCCGGCGAATCTGCCAGCCCAGCTCCAGCGGGTCCAGCAGGCGCTCAATATAATACCCGTTCACCGGGTCCAGCGGGCAGGTCTCGCCGTCCCAGACGCGGCCGGGGGGCCGGCCGGTTTCCAGATAGCCCCGCACCGCATCCAACACCTCCCCGCCGGCCAGGCCGGATGTGCCCCGTGCCAGCATGTCCTGCTCCTCTGCGGAGAGGTGCGGGAAGGCGCCGGCGATCATCTCCCGGCGCATTTCTACGAAGGGCTTCTCCACGCGATGGCCGTGGATGTCCTCCGTGGCCGGCCCGTTCTCGAAGACGGCCCAGATTTCCCGCGTCTTGCGGCGGGTGGGCGCGTGTCGGGCGTTATTGCCGTCGGCGATGATAAGATGCCCGCCCGGACGGAGGACCCGTGCCGCCTCATCCAGGAAGGCCTCCACATTCCGATAGTGGGACACCGCCTCGATGGAGAGGACGATGTCGAAATATCCGTCCACATAGGGCATATGCGCCACATCCCCCCGGCGGGGATAGAGCCGGAAGGGCATGTTCAACAGGGCGAGATAGGTCTCGAAGGTGCGGATCATGCCGGCGTGGCAGTCCAGGCCGTGCACCTCCGCCGCGCCCAAAAGGTGCAGGAACAGGGCGGTCAGGCCGAAGCCACAGCCGGCGTCCAGCACGCGCGCCCCTTCCAGCCGGGCGCCGGCCTGCGCCAATACCGTGCGCAAGTAGCGGATGTAGTTCTCGAGCTTCCAGTCCTCCCCCAGCCAGCGGTGATAGCGCGCGAACCAGGGGTCGTACTGTTCCGCCCAGGCCGGCTGGAAAATCGTGCGCACCAGCTCCGCAATGTCAATCTCTCTGCCCTCGTACGTTACCCGCACCAGTGCCCCTCATCCTCCATGATACAGTGTCATGACCTCGCGATACACCGCCAGCGTCTGCTCCACCACGGCCGAGGCCTTGAAGCGCT
Above is a genomic segment from Anaerolineae bacterium containing:
- a CDS encoding glycosyltransferase family 4 protein, which encodes MRLALLIDYPVDPNRIPGGVRAVAYHLAQGLARHADLDVHVVHCHSEVPADRTAQHGRVTVHYLSRPRRRIIPNLITGVGRVAGMLRELQPDLVNAHTSQYAFAALRAGFPTIYTIHGVAHREARTFRHWQHRLILWITAFYDRWVIRRVSDIIAISPYIVEEYRGRTRARFHRVDNPVGEEYFELEGQEVPGRILFAGTISERKDPLTLLAALALVRERVPEAHLHLAGRAIDPVYPRRVEEFVREQGLETYARFLGLLDVPAMLREYDACALLALPSRQETAPVVLLEAMAAGKPVVATDVGGVRDLVEDGASGFIVPAGDAPAMAERITQLLQDEELRRRMGQRGREIARARFRRDVIADQYYAIYQEVAGRREASGT
- a CDS encoding class I SAM-dependent methyltransferase gives rise to the protein MRVTYEGREIDIAELVRTIFQPAWAEQYDPWFARYHRWLGEDWKLENYIRYLRTVLAQAGARLEGARVLDAGCGFGLTALFLHLLGAAEVHGLDCHAGMIRTFETYLALLNMPFRLYPRRGDVAHMPYVDGYFDIVLSIEAVSHYRNVEAFLDEAARVLRPGGHLIIADGNNARHAPTRRKTREIWAVFENGPATEDIHGHRVEKPFVEMRREMIAGAFPHLSAEEQDMLARGTSGLAGGEVLDAVRGYLETGRPPGRVWDGETCPLDPVNGYYIERLLDPLELGWQIRRRGFRVAVRPYFGGARGGLVHLANELLTRPWLAPIMLRFTPSFRILARKEDG